The following are from one region of the Nicotiana tomentosiformis chromosome 7, ASM39032v3, whole genome shotgun sequence genome:
- the LOC138895467 gene encoding uncharacterized protein, giving the protein MQEEEIPNNVVPPNDEVQIEIDDIMEETQEEVNPSKEHIIDIPEPVVQKAEAPLPKPPPPYTQILSKQNGENQFKKFIQMMKNLSINIPLVEALEQMPRYAKFMKDLVTKKWSINFETIKVTHQVSAIVHSMAPKLEDPDYEVDYKVSIILGRPFFATGKALCDVEAGELTFRIGDENVVFHACKSMRQPNSNEVCYFVDLVTDVNVDEKSATINVGDMLEAVLLNFDDDEVDGSMECVNSLQGIGSYNYAPQKLSLDIKNRTNPPIKPSIEEPPTLDLKPLPPHLRYEFFGRFHIGVATKEEEGCGWILEDIQGISPAFCMHNIKLEDGAKPSIEHQRGLNEAIQEVVKKDTGIVLGHKISRNGIEADKENIEVISKLPPPTSVKGVRSFLGHAGFYQHFIKDFSKVVNPLCKLLEKDAKFYFNDDCMRAFELLKLKMTTTPIITAPN; this is encoded by the exons ATGCAAGAAGAAGAAATCCCAAACAATGTGGTGCCACCTAATGATGAAGTTCAGATTGAAATTGATGATATaatggaagagactcaagaggaggtgaacccgtctaaggaacacattattgacataccggagccggtagtgcaaaaggctgaGGCACCATtacctaagcctccacctccatacacTCAAATACTttccaagcaaaatggtgagaatcaattcaagaagttcattcaaatgatgaaaaaTCTCTCAATCAATattccattagttgaagctttggaacaaatgccacgttatgcaaagtttatgaaggatcttgtgacaaaaAAGTGGTCAATAAATTTTGagaccatcaaagtcactcatcaagtgagtgcaattgtgcattcaatggctcctaagttggaggatcccg attatgAGGTTGATTATAAAGTGTcgattattcttgggagacctttctttgctacgggtaaggctctttgtgatgttgaagccggagaactcactttccggatTGGTGATGAAAATGTGGTATTCCATGCGtgcaagtccatgcggcaaccaaatagcaatgaggtgtgttattttgtggacttggtgaccgatgttaatGTTGATgaaaaaagtgctacaatcaatgttggtgatatgttagaggccgtcttgctcaactttgatgatgacgaggtGGATGGATccatggaatgtgtgaattcaTTGCAAGGAATAGGGTCGTATAACTATGCACCCCAGAAATTGTCCTTGGATATTAAAAATAGGACAAATCCTCCTataaagccttctattgaagagcctcctaccttggatttgaagccactacctccacatcttcggtatgaattttttg gtagattccataTTGGCgttgctacaaaagaggaagaaggctgtGGGTGGATTTTGGAGGATATTCAGGGGATAAGCCCCGCCTTCTGCATGCACAATATCAAGTTAGAGGAtggcgccaaaccatctattgaacatcaaagaggactcaatgaggctatacaagaagttgtcaagaaggacACCG gtattgtccttggccacaaaatctcaaggaatggaattgaagCTGACAAAGAAAATATTGAGGtaatttctaagcttccacccccaacttcggtgaagggtgtgcggagtttcttaggccacgcgggttTTTACCAGCACTTCATCAAAgacttctctaaggtggtgaacccattgtgcaagcttcttgagaaggatgctaagttttatttcaatgatgattgcatgagagcttttgaattgttgaagctcaagatgacaactactcccatcatcaccgctccgaATTAG